The genome window AGCAACACGGCGAGCTCGTTGTTGCCGTGGGTGCCGCGCAGTTCAGTCTCAAGGTGAGCCGTGAACATGCTGCGGTTGGGCAGCCCCGTGAGTTCGTCGTTAAACGCCTGGAAGGTAATCCGTGCTTCGAGCCGCTTGCGTTCGGTGATATCGCGGACAAACCAATACATGCCCGCGTAGGCGCCCTCTTCGTCGCGCTGCGGAATCGCGGTCACTTCGAGCATTGCGTGCGAGCTATCGCGGCGGATGCATTCGGTATCAAATTGGGTCTTCGCGTTTTCGGCGATTGACTTCTCGAGCTCGTGGTAAACGCGATCGAGGTCCGAGAAGCTCATCATCTGCTCCCAGTTCTGGCCGATGATTTCGTCGGGAACGAAGCCGAGCATCGCGGCAAACGTGGTGTTTGCCTCGAGGATTTTGCCCGTCGGATTGAATCGCGCGATGCCTTCCACGGCGTTTTCCAAAACCGAGTTTAGTTCGCCGAGCCGCGCGGTGCGCTCTTCCACCACGGTCTCCAAGTTTTCGTTGGCCTGGCGCAGGAGTTCTTCGCGCCGCTCGATCTCGCGCTGAGCGGCAGCCTGCCGCTCCAGCATCTTGTTCACCTGCGTGGCGAGCCAGCCGATCTCGTCGGTGCTATCCACGCCCACGCGCTTGTCAACTCGCTCGCCGACGTTCTGCACGTCGGAAGTAAAGGTTTCCAGCCGGCGCAGAACGGTGCGGCTGATATACATCCAAAACATGAGCCCGACGGCGATGGTGGTCACCGACACCGAGAAGATCAGCGCAGTGATGTTGTCCTTACCCTCCGAGAGAATCGTTTGCGGAACCTTGGTATCCAACGTTGCGAAGGTGCGCGATGAGAAATTGATGAGTGGCACCGAGATTTTCAGAATGCCATCTTGCAGCTTGGTCACCGCGGCCGAGGAGGTGCCGGCTACGTTTTCGAAGTTAACGTCGAGCGCCGAATTCAGATTGTTCAACCGACCAAGATCGCCGAGGTGCGTGTTGTTGAGCACTTGCACCGTCGCCAGGAATCCAGACTTGCCGCTGGTTTGCGACTTCCACGGCACCAGCGAAACCAGTCCGACCAGGCTGTCGCCCACCGAAAGCGCCTTGCCCCACCCGCGTTTCAGCACCGGGCTTAGCCGAATCTGCTCCTGAAGCTCAGCCGCTTTGACCCATTGGCGGGCCTTTAGCGAGATCGGGAGAAGCGTGTTGTCGCTGCGAGTGCTGGTAAAGGGTCGTCCGGCGGACTGCAGTATTGAGCCGTGCGAATCGATGATGACCGCGCCGTGAAACGCGCTCGCCGAATCGGTTTTGCTAAACACCTGAGCCAAGGGCCGGGTTCGGCACGATACGCTGAGGGCCTCCGCCGCAGCCGTCAGGGCCTCCAGCCGAACCTGCAACACTTTTTCGATTCGGTCGCCGGTGCGCAATGCGTTCCGGTTCTCCAAACTATCGTAACCGCTCAGCAGCACGAACCGCGAGATAAGGCCGATCATGCCGACCAACAGAATGACAAGCAGGCCGACGCCCAGTATGAACTGAGTTCTTAGTTTTTTGCTCCGGCTTACTTGGGTTACCATGGCTCTCGGTTCCATGTCGGCTGTTTTGACCCTAAACCGCAGGGGCACCTTGAGCTTTTCCGGTAACATAACCTTTCCTTCATGCTCAAGATTTCGGACATTAACGTTTACTACGGGGCGATCCACGCCCTAAAAGGCGTCAGCATGGAGGTCGAAAAGGGCGAGATCGTCTCCATCATCGGCTCCAACGGAGCCGGCAAGAGCACCCTCCTCCGCACCATCTCGGGCTTGCTCAAGCCTCGCAATGGCTCAATCCAGTTTTTGGGCGATGATATTGGCGGCATGCGAGCCGACCTGATCGTGAAAGCCGGGATCGGTCAGAGTCCCGAAGGTCGCCGAATCTTTACGAACATGAGCGTGCAGGAAAACCTGCAACTCGGAGCCTTCATTCGGCGCGACGCCGCGGGCATTGCCGAGGATGTCGAAAAGGTGCTCGGCCTGTTTCCGCGGCTACAAGAGCGGTACAAGCAAAACGCCGGGACCCTCAGTGGCGGCGAGCAGCAGATGCTGGCCATTGGCCGCGCCATGATGAGTCGCCCGCAGTTGCTGCTTTTGGATGAACCCAGCATGGGCCTCGCGCCGAACTTGGTGGCCGAGATTTTCCGGATCATCCTCAACATCAGTGCCACCGGCGTGACCGTTCTCGTGGTCGAGCAAAACGCGCACCGCGCCCTCGAAATTGCGAATCGGGCCTACGTTCTGGAGACCGGCAGCATGGTGCTGAGCGGCATGGGCAAGGATCTCCTAGACGATCCGCGGGTGAGAGAAGCGTATTTGGGTGGCTAGTTCGCCGATGGACCTGTCCACGCTGCGCTACGAAACCCTGCGCGAAGAACATATCGAATCGGTGCTCGCCATTGAGAAAGCGGGGCAATCTGCGCCGTGGTCCGCGGCCTCCTTCCGCAACGAAATCAACCACAAGCACGCCGTGTTTTTGGTCGCCTTTCTCGGCGGCGAGATTGTCGGCTACGTCGGTGTTTGGCTCTTGGTTGATGAGGCGCACATCACCACCGTCATGGTTCGCGACGATCACCGTCGCCAGGGTCTCGGCGATCGTCTCGTCCGGGAGGCCCTCACCCGAGCCCGCGAAAAAGGCATGACCGACGCCACGCTCGAAGTTCGAGCCGGCAATATCGCCGCGCTGAAGCTCTACGAGCGGCTGGGATTTCTTAATGTCGCTGTGCGCAAGCGCTACTACCCGGACAACCAAGAGGACGCAGTGGTGATGTGGCTCTACAACCTCGCCGAGGCTAAGCTGTGAAACTGCTCGACGGCTTGGTGCTTGGCATTGAAAGCAGTTGCGACGAAACGAGCGTGGCGATTCTCGATGGGTTCAACGTGCGCGCTAACATCGTGGCGAGCCAAATCGCAATGCACCAGCAGTGGGGTGGAGTGGTTCCCGAGGCCGCAGCCCGCGCCCACGTGCAAAGCATGATTCCATGCATCGCCTCGGCCCTGCAAGCCGCGGGAGCCTCGATCGCTGACGTGCGCGGAATCGCTGTCACGAACCGCCCGGGCTTGGTCGGCGCGCTTTCGGTCGGCGTCACCGCGGCCAAGGCCCTAAGCGTCGCGCAAGGCGTTCCGCTGGTGGGAGTCCACCACTTGGAGGGGCACTTGATGAGCGCCCACTTTGCCGCCACGCGGCCTGAGTTTCCGCACGTCGCGCTGATCGTGAGCGGCGGTCACACCGAAATCGTGCTCGTGCGGGCCCCGGGCGACTACGAGATTTTCGGCGAGACCATTGACGACGCGGCGGGCGAAGCGTTCGACAAGTGCGCCCGACTGCTCGGCATCCCGTATCCTGGCGGACGTGGCTTGCAGGAACTCGCGGCAACGGGCAATTCGCGCGCGTTCGACCTGCCGCGTAGCCTGCCCAAAGACCCGTTCAACTTCAGCTTTAGCGGTCTCAAAACGGCCGCCCTCCGCTTGATTGAGCGCGAAGGGCCGGGCATCAATCGGCACGACGCGGCGGCTAGCATTCAGGCCGCCATCGTGGATGTGCTTGTGAAAAAGGTCATGCACGCGTTACGCGAGATCGGCGACGTGTGGGGCCTGACTTTGGTGGGCGGCGTGGCCGCCAACAGCGAGCTGCGCTCGCGACTTGCCGACAAGTGCCAGCAATCTGGCTTCGGGTTTGCGACGCCGCCGATGGAGTTTTGCACCGACAACGCGGCCATGATCGCGCTCGCGGGATCGTGGCGCTTGGCTCAGGGGCAGGCCGACGACTCTTCGCTGGACGTGTTTCCAAACGCCGAGCTACCATCCTCGACGCACCAAAACCAGTCGTAATCGCCGCCGGTTTCTTCTTCGATCGGAGCGCAACTCTCAAAAATCGTCTCCCAGCGTTCTTCAAATTCCGCTTGGTCGCGCACGATGCGGTCGTAGCTTTCGCCGCTCACCGGCGGGTAACGCTCGCCCGATTTCTTGAGAATCTCGCGCATCGCTTTCGCCTTGGTTTTCTCGAGCGCGTCGGAGAACTCGCCGCCCTCGGGGAACCGAAACATCATCTCGGTGGCCTCGGGAAGGGCGCACACAATGATCAGGTCAAACCCTTTGCTGGTGAGTTTCATCAGCCGGAAATAGAGGATCTTCAGCTCGTCATCGGTCAGTGGCCGCCGCGAGTTGAACGTGACGTAATACACCACGTCGTCGGCGCGCCAGTGGGGCAGGTGGCCGCGCCAAAGATTGAAGTTCTTCCAGCGGCCCATCGCTTAGTATCCGTCGGGGTGCGTCTGCCGCCACGCCCAAGCGTGCTCTACCATCGTGTCGAGGTCGGGGTACTTCGGCGTCCAGCCGAACTCCTTACGAATCGCCTCGCTGCTGGCAATTAAGCGCGCCGGGTCGCCATCGCGACGCGGGCCGTCTTGGTTGGGCACCGGCATGCCGGTGATGCGGGCGACGGCGTCAATCACTTCGCGCACGCTGAAGCCGTTGCCGTTGCCCAAGTTGAACTGGCGGCTCTCACCGCCCGCGCGCAAGTGCTTGGTCGCCAGAATGTGGGCCGCGGCGAGGTCCATCACGTGCACGTAGTCGCGCAGGCAGGTGCCGTCGGGCGTATCCCAATCCGTGCCGAACACGGTGAGGGGCGGCACCTTGCCCATGGCCGCCAAAATCGTTCGCGGAATGAGGTGCGTTTCCGGATTGTGGTTCTCACCGATCACGCCCTCGGGGTCGGAACCGGCGGCGTTAAAGTAGCGCAAAGCCACCGATTTGAGGCCGTACGCGCGGTCGTAACTTTGAATCATGCGCTCGACGTTCCACTTCGTTTCGCCGTACGGACTGGTCGGGTCCTTGGGGTGCTTCTCATCGATCGGCACGTACTGCGGTTCGCCATACACAGCGGCGGTCGAGCTGAACACGAACTTGCTGACGCCATGCGCTCGCATCGCATCAAGTAGGGTCATCACGCCATACAGATTGTTGCGGTAGTAGCGCGCGGGCTCTTTGGTGCTCTCGCCGACCTCGATGTACGCCGCGAAGTGCATCACCACATCAATGTCGTTTTCGGCAAACACCTGATCCAGCGAGCTCGGGTTGGTGATATCGCCCTCGAACAGCTGCGAGCCTTGTGTCGCGGGGCGGAAGCCCTTCTCCAGCGAGTCGAAAATGAGGTGGGGAATGCCCTCGGCGCGCAGCGCTTTGCACACGTGCGACCCGACGAAACCGGCGCCGCCAACTACAAGAATCATAGGCCTCAAGATACCCGTGCGGTTACGACCGTGGTCCAATGATGCCGAGCTAGTACCGTGACTTCATCAAATCCCGCTTCCGTGAGACCTTCCAAATACGCAGCACACGAAGAAATGTTAAATTTTTGGTCAAAAACTTGGCGTTCGTTTTCAATGAAGGCGGGAGGCAAACCGTTCTCCGTGAGCATGTGAATCCAGGCATCGCGGTCGGCGGGCACATCGTCACTGCAAAAGTCGGCGGTCATCAACACGCTGCCGGTCGCAAGGTGTCGCCGGATTGAACGCCACAACCGCACCTTGTCGGCCAAAAAGTGCCCCACCAGCAGGCAAGTTGCGCCATCGAACTCGTCATCCGGGGCTAAATTGTCTACTTCACCCCATAGAAGTTGCACAGAACGATCGCCACCAAAGCGTTCTCGGGCTACGTCCAGCATCGCTTGGGCCGGATCAACGCCGACAATCCGCCGGCCCTCGCCACGCAGCACGTCGATCTCCCGACCAGTCCCGCAACCGACCACGAGCAGACGCGTTGCACTAGGAAAAAGAGAAGGAATTGCCGCTAAAACTTCTTGATATCCCGGCACCAGCCGAGGCGCTGTTTCATCGTAACGAGCCGCGACCGCGGCGCTGCCAAAGGAAAATTGCGGCGATTCCATGCATAAACATGTTACGCATCCCAGGGTTGGTCGTGTATAAAGAGGTATGCGAGCTAAAACCGTTTTCCTGCTCACCGCTGTCGCAAGCCTCGTCTTCGCCCAAACAGCACCACCCGCCGCGCAAAAAGCACCCACGCTGGAAGAGCGCATTGCTGAATTCAACAAGGCCAACATGGGCAAGCCGATGGCTGACTTCACGATGTCAACTATCTCCGACAACAAACTCACCAACAAGGACCTGATGGGCAAGATCGTGGTCATTGATTTCTGGGCAACCTGGTGCGGCCCGTGCAAGGCCGCCGCGCCGAAGATCAACGCTATGCATAAGGAACTCGCGAGCGAAGGTGTGGTGTTCATCGGCGCCAATGCCGGCGAACGCGACAAGGACGGCAAGCGAGTGCAAACCAAGGAAAATGCGGTTGCCTACCAAGCCGAGCACAAGTACGAATACACATTCACCTACGGCAACGATGACCTGATGAAGAAGCTGAAGGCACCGGCTTACCCGAGCTTCCTGATCATCGACCGCAAGGGCGTGGTGCGCGAAACCATGGTTGGCTTCAACGAAGCCAAGATGCGCCAAGCCTTGAAGGAACTGATGGCCGAGCCGAACTAGTTTAGTTCGTCGCCCACCATATCAAACGAACCCGCGAGGATCGCATAGTCGGCAATGTCGACGATGAGATCCTCGTTGAGGTCTGCGCCACTCACAAACGCGGCGTCGCCGAGCGCGGCATCAAACGCCCCCGCCAGCACCGAGTAGTCGGCGATATCCACGATGTTGTCGCCGTTTACGTCGCCATTCCGCAGGCTCATCGGCACCTCGGGCACGTCGCTCGTCCCGGCCGCCACGCTCACCACGCGCCGGAGCCAGTGCTCGTGCTTCACCGCCACGCGGTAGGCGTCGTCGCCGGGCAAAGCCAAAGCAAACTTGCCCGAGCCGTTGGCGCGCGCCTGAACTGTGCTCAAAATCTGCCCGTTGGCGTCGGCAATTTCAAAAGTAAACAGGCGAGCCGGGCCAAAGTGGCTGTTGAGCAGGGCGATATCGCCAAAGAACACCCGTTTCGGGCTGCCAATAAACTCCATCGCGCGGCGGTCGTCTTGGTCCACATCGGCGTCGCCGTCAAAGTTCATCAAGTTGGGGCTGCTCGCGCCGGTGCTGGGCCCGGTGAACACCTGATCAAAGATTGCGCGGTCGCCATCCGTGAGCATTCCGCGCGCACCCAAGCGATTCTCCGCGATCGCTTGTCGCAGGCGTTGGTTGTCCAGAGTCGTGAGTTGCCCGTCGGAATTCCAATCCGCGCGCCCCGAATAGGCCACCGGCGAACCTGAATACAGGCCGCGGAATACTGTCCAGTCACGGAAATCAACTTCGCCATCGCCGTTGAGATCGGCGCGTTGCGGCATGGCGTTGGCGTTCAGCCAAGTCTTGGTGGACGTCTGCTCGGTCGGCGAGGCAAACCACGACCCATCGAAGACGATCCAACTCTCGATGCCTCGCGCCTTCACGGTCGCCAGTTGCGAGGTCAGCGCCGGGTGTGTGGCCCCTCCGGTGATCGCGAGGCCCGCCCAAATCGGACGGCCCGAGGCCGAGTTTTGAGTGGTCTGCAAATCGGTGTTGATGGAAGCGGTTGTCGAACCGTAGGCCATGGGCACAATCGCTTCCAAGTAGCCTTGAGCGGCCATTGTCGGCCAATCTTGGCACTTGGCCACCTGGGCGCTGCTGCTCATCGCCGAGGCGAAAATCGCGCCCGAGAACGTGAGGTCCGAGTTCACCGCGATGATGCCCTGGCGCATCTGGTTGGCGGCTTCGGCAATGCGCGCTCGCCGCCACGCCAAAAAGTTGGCGTACTGCCCCTGCGAGGTCCGCGCCGCCTGCGTACTCAGGGTGACGCTCGAACCAATAAACGTCGAGAACAGACTTTGCGAAGTGGTGTCGTAGCTCCACGGGCTGGGGAAGTTGTCGCTGGTGCTATTGTCGAGCGGGAATCGGTGGTAGTCAGTTTGGATTCCCCAAAGGCCGGCGTAAGCCGCTAGTTCGCCCGTATAGGCGCGAAGCTTGGCTTGCACTCCCGGCAGAGTAAGGTTGGCGAACACTTGCAACGCTTGGTCGCCGCCCGTCGCGTTTGTCGCCACGTTCCACACGCGGTATTCCGGGTTGGCGGTGAAGTTGTATCCCCCCGTTGTGTCGTACTGCCAGTAGGAAGTCTCGAGCCACGCATGCAGCCGCAAGCCGTAGCGAGTCGCAATCGGGATCGCCTGAGCCAGGTAGTCGGTTCCTGGATAGCGTTGGTTAAAGGTCCCCGCCGCCCCAATCGTGACGCCGTGGTAGAAAGTCTCCAGGAACACGTCGGTGATCCCCGCCGCCCGCAGGTTCGCAAAAGCGATTTCCAGCCCGATCGTGCTGCCATCTCCGCGAAGCCAAGCTCCGCGCACCGGACGCGAATCCAGGTACTGAGCCGGGGCGATTTGGATCAGGGCCAGGGTAAGCAGCCCGGCGAGCTTCTTCATGGCAAAAGTGTAGCGGAAAAGTGAGGCGAGTCCGGCTAGTAAACTTACGGAGATGCTGAACCTGCCGCGAATCATGATGGTCCTCACCGTGGCCTGCGGTCTCGGGCTGGTGGCGAGCTACTTCACCGCCGGCAACGTCGCCGTCATGGTCAGCATTGCCTGCGGGTCGGTGTTCGCGGTCAAGACGATGCTCGAATCGCTGCGAGCCCGCCAACTCGATGTCAACCTGTTGATGGTGCTGGCCGCCATTGGCGCGGTGCTCGTGGGGCAGCCGCGCGAGGCCGCGGTGTTGCTGTTTTTGTTCTCGTTGAGCAGCGCGCTGGAGGAGATGGCGATGGCGAAAACCGAGGCGGCCATCGGTGCGCTCGTGAAACTCCGGCCGGCCACGGCGTTGCGAGTTCAGGCCGATGGCACGCATGAGGTGCCTCTGGAAGAGGTGGCAGTCGGCGATGTGGTGCGCCTCAACCCGTTCTCCATTGTGCCGCTGGACGGCGTGTTGCTCGGCGAATCCAGCTTCAACGAGGCCGCGATCAGTGGCGAGAGCCAACCCGTGCACAAAATCGCTGGCGACAACGCCATCGCGGGCACGCAGAATCTGGGGACGCGGGCTGACGTTCGGGTCACGGCGGCGGCGGGCAACACGACCCTCGACCGAATTGTGCGGCTCGTCGAAGAGGCTCAGGAAAAGCCGACCAGCGGAGAGCGGATCAGCCGGTGGTTCGCCGCGACCTACACCGCCTTTGTGTTGGCGGTGGCGCTCATTTCGTTTGCGGTTCGTTTCTTTGGTTTGCATGAGACGGTGGCGCAAGCGGGCTACCATTCGCTAATTCTGCTCGTCGCCTTGAGCCCGTGCGCGTTGGTCATTTCGGCACCGGCCGCGGCGCTGAGCGCGCTCGCCTTCGCCGCTCGACGCGGGATATTGGTGCGCGGCGGGTTGGCTCTGGAACAGGCGGGAATGGTCACCGCCGTCAACCTGGACAAGACCGGCACGCTGACCACGGGCAAGTTCGACGTCGCCGAGGTGTGCGTGTTACACGAGCCGATCGTGGAGTGCTGGCGCCCCGGATCGCGCCCCAACGAGGCTGTGCTGGAGGTCTTGCGACTGGTCGCCTCCACCGAGAGCGCGAGCCAGCACCCGATCGCGGTAGCGATTCTCGACTTCGCGCGGCGCACCGCCGTCGAATGGCCCGAACCCCAAAATGTCGAGGTCGTACCCGGCAAGGGGCTACGCGCGGTGGTCGGCGGAATCAGCACGAAAGTCGGGCAGCTGAGCTTTTTTGAACCCGCCGAGCTTGGCCACGAACTCAATGAGCACGCCGCGGAAATGGGCGAGCGCGGGCTTACTGTCGTAGTTGTTTCCGCGGGCGACGTGCAGGCGGCGCTGGGTCTACGCGACACGCCGCGCGCGGACGCCCCCGAGCTTCTGTCCGGCTTCCGCAAGCTGGGCATTGGCCACATTCGGATGCTCACTGGCGACAACGCCAAAACCGCGCACGCCGTCGCGAAAGAACTCGGCCTCCAAGAATTTGAAGCGGGGATGACGCCTGAGCGCAAACACGAGCTGGTTCAACAACAGGTGCGGCAAGGCGAGATCGTGATGATGGTCGGCGACGGCGTGAACGACGCGCCCGCGCTCGCCGAGGCCCATGTCGGCGTCGCGATGGGCGGCCTCGGCAACGAAGTGGCGCTCGAAGTTGCCGACGTCGTGCTCGTGCAAGACCGCATTCAGCGGCTCCCGCTCTTGGTGGCGCTCGGGCGAAAAACGCGCGCCAACATCCGGTTCAATCTGTGGTTCGCGGGTGGCATGATTGCGGCCCTCACGCTCGGCTCGCTCGTGGGTTGGGTGCCGCTGTCGTGGGCCGTGCTCGGCCACGAAGGGAGCACCGCCTTGGTGGTTCTGAACGGTCTACGGCTGCTTGGAGGGGCGGGCGCCGAGCGCATGTTGGAGTAACCTACCGGCATGAGCGGAGTGTCCCGGCGTGGCTTTTTGGCGGCGACTGGCGTCGGACTGACCGCGACCTCCTTCGCCATGAGCAAGTCCCCGATTCTTCGTCCCGGCGACCAAGTGGCCGCCATCGGCCCCGCTGGTCGGCTGGAGCCCGACTTCATCCAAGCGCTGCTTGGCAACTTGCGGAGCCTTGGGCTAGAGCCGGTGCTCGGCCCCAATGCCGAGCGGCGGCATCAGTTCTTCGCCGGGACCGACGAGCAGCGGGCATCCGACCTGAATGAGGCGATTCGCAACCCCAAAATTCGGGCAATATCCTGTCTGCGCGGCGGGTGGGGTTGCGCCCGCATTCTGCCGCTCATTGATTGGTCCGCGTGGCGCGCCGACCCCAAGCCGGTCATCGGGTTTAGCGACATCACGGCCTTGCTGGTGGCGGCGATGGGCCACAAGGTTCCGCTCGGATTCCACGGCTCGCAAGCGCCGCCGCCCGAAAAGCCGCTGAGCACGGCTTCGTTCCGGCGAGCGCTGATGGAAACCGGGCCGTATCACATCTTTGCGTCGGGCGGCGAGTCGCCGCCGCTGGCGGTGGACCGGGCAAGTTCAGACCCCGTGCGGGGGCGGCTGATTGGCGGCAATCTCATGGTGCTCAACCAGCTCATCGGCACGGGCTATCTGCCGTCGTTCAAGGACAAGATTCTGTTTCTGGAGGACGTGAACGAGGCGCCCTATCGCATCGATCGCATGCTTACGCAAATGCACATGGCGGGCGTGTTCAAGGGCGTGCGCGCGGTGCTTTTGGGGCAGTTCACCAAGTGCGACGACCCCGATTCGACGGACGTGCCGACGGCCATGGAGGTGCTCCGCGAGCAGCTTGGCAAGCTCAATGTGCCGATCGTCAGCAACATCCAATTCGGCCACATTCGCGAGCAACTGATGTTGCCGGTCGGGGCCGAAGTGACGCTCAACACCGGATCGCAGCCCGAGCTGTGGTGGCACCGCTAGTCGCCTAAGACACGCTTGAGCGCGGCGATGATCTCTTCCGCGACCGCCTCGGGAGTTTTGCCGAAACTCTCCACGAGCACGGCGTCTTCGGCTTTGGTCAACGGCGAATCTTGGCGAGTGTAATCGCGGTGATCGCGGTCGGCGATCTGGCGGGTCAACTCCTCGTTCGAAAGGTCAATGCCTTTCTCCCGAAACTCCTCCAATCGGCGGTGCGCCCGCTCCTCCAAGCTGGCCGTGAGAAACACCTTTAGCGTGGCGTTGGGCGCGACCACGGTGGTCGTATCGCGACCTTCGAGAATCACGCCGCCAGCGGCGATCATCGCCTGCTGACGGCTCGCCATGATCGCGCGCACCGGCGAGTGAGCACTTAGCGCGCTAGCGAGTTCTCCCAT of Chthonomonas sp. contains these proteins:
- a CDS encoding EAL domain-containing protein, with protein sequence MEPRAMVTQVSRSKKLRTQFILGVGLLVILLVGMIGLISRFVLLSGYDSLENRNALRTGDRIEKVLQVRLEALTAAAEALSVSCRTRPLAQVFSKTDSASAFHGAVIIDSHGSILQSAGRPFTSTRSDNTLLPISLKARQWVKAAELQEQIRLSPVLKRGWGKALSVGDSLVGLVSLVPWKSQTSGKSGFLATVQVLNNTHLGDLGRLNNLNSALDVNFENVAGTSSAAVTKLQDGILKISVPLINFSSRTFATLDTKVPQTILSEGKDNITALIFSVSVTTIAVGLMFWMYISRTVLRRLETFTSDVQNVGERVDKRVGVDSTDEIGWLATQVNKMLERQAAAQREIERREELLRQANENLETVVEERTARLGELNSVLENAVEGIARFNPTGKILEANTTFAAMLGFVPDEIIGQNWEQMMSFSDLDRVYHELEKSIAENAKTQFDTECIRRDSSHAMLEVTAIPQRDEEGAYAGMYWFVRDITERKRLEARITFQAFNDELTGLPNRSMFTAHLETELRGTHGNNELAVLLFDVDNFKYVNDSYGHSEGDRLLGLFADRLRDLSPRGAVLARISGDEFAMLVPNCSPDMAADVANLVFRKMRPPIILGNREVFISCTIGIALNNEECDTVEKLFKGAETAMYEAKSRGKAGFAMYHSAMNENILERMEIEVGLRRAIELNEFRLVYQPIVDLATGATTGAEALVRWNHPERGAISPAKFVPIAEETGLIIPLGEWVLKQACNQTRRILDEFPDSNFVMSINLSARQLLIDNLSEVVMNAINSAGIRPQNLKIEITESAMMEDVEVGIARLEGLRELGLQLAVDDFGTGHSSLSYLRRLPVHNVKIDQSFVSMLGVEKQPTAIVKAIISLCQALELNVTGEGIETTEQRAVLTSLGCDYGQGYLFAKPLDEKDFVEQCMTDCHWQRAA
- a CDS encoding ABC transporter ATP-binding protein; this encodes MLKISDINVYYGAIHALKGVSMEVEKGEIVSIIGSNGAGKSTLLRTISGLLKPRNGSIQFLGDDIGGMRADLIVKAGIGQSPEGRRIFTNMSVQENLQLGAFIRRDAAGIAEDVEKVLGLFPRLQERYKQNAGTLSGGEQQMLAIGRAMMSRPQLLLLDEPSMGLAPNLVAEIFRIILNISATGVTVLVVEQNAHRALEIANRAYVLETGSMVLSGMGKDLLDDPRVREAYLGG
- the rimI gene encoding ribosomal protein S18-alanine N-acetyltransferase is translated as MASSPMDLSTLRYETLREEHIESVLAIEKAGQSAPWSAASFRNEINHKHAVFLVAFLGGEIVGYVGVWLLVDEAHITTVMVRDDHRRQGLGDRLVREALTRAREKGMTDATLEVRAGNIAALKLYERLGFLNVAVRKRYYPDNQEDAVVMWLYNLAEAKL
- the tsaD gene encoding tRNA (adenosine(37)-N6)-threonylcarbamoyltransferase complex transferase subunit TsaD, with protein sequence MKLLDGLVLGIESSCDETSVAILDGFNVRANIVASQIAMHQQWGGVVPEAAARAHVQSMIPCIASALQAAGASIADVRGIAVTNRPGLVGALSVGVTAAKALSVAQGVPLVGVHHLEGHLMSAHFAATRPEFPHVALIVSGGHTEIVLVRAPGDYEIFGETIDDAAGEAFDKCARLLGIPYPGGRGLQELAATGNSRAFDLPRSLPKDPFNFSFSGLKTAALRLIEREGPGINRHDAAASIQAAIVDVLVKKVMHALREIGDVWGLTLVGGVAANSELRSRLADKCQQSGFGFATPPMEFCTDNAAMIALAGSWRLAQGQADDSSLDVFPNAELPSSTHQNQS
- the galE gene encoding UDP-glucose 4-epimerase GalE, giving the protein MILVVGGAGFVGSHVCKALRAEGIPHLIFDSLEKGFRPATQGSQLFEGDITNPSSLDQVFAENDIDVVMHFAAYIEVGESTKEPARYYRNNLYGVMTLLDAMRAHGVSKFVFSSTAAVYGEPQYVPIDEKHPKDPTSPYGETKWNVERMIQSYDRAYGLKSVALRYFNAAGSDPEGVIGENHNPETHLIPRTILAAMGKVPPLTVFGTDWDTPDGTCLRDYVHVMDLAAAHILATKHLRAGGESRQFNLGNGNGFSVREVIDAVARITGMPVPNQDGPRRDGDPARLIASSEAIRKEFGWTPKYPDLDTMVEHAWAWRQTHPDGY
- a CDS encoding class I SAM-dependent methyltransferase; this translates as MESPQFSFGSAAVAARYDETAPRLVPGYQEVLAAIPSLFPSATRLLVVGCGTGREIDVLRGEGRRIVGVDPAQAMLDVARERFGGDRSVQLLWGEVDNLAPDDEFDGATCLLVGHFLADKVRLWRSIRRHLATGSVLMTADFCSDDVPADRDAWIHMLTENGLPPAFIENERQVFDQKFNISSCAAYLEGLTEAGFDEVTVLARHHWTTVVTARVS
- a CDS encoding TlpA family protein disulfide reductase, which gives rise to MRAKTVFLLTAVASLVFAQTAPPAAQKAPTLEERIAEFNKANMGKPMADFTMSTISDNKLTNKDLMGKIVVIDFWATWCGPCKAAAPKINAMHKELASEGVVFIGANAGERDKDGKRVQTKENAVAYQAEHKYEYTFTYGNDDLMKKLKAPAYPSFLIIDRKGVVRETMVGFNEAKMRQALKELMAEPN
- a CDS encoding family 10 glycosylhydrolase, producing the protein MKKLAGLLTLALIQIAPAQYLDSRPVRGAWLRGDGSTIGLEIAFANLRAAGITDVFLETFYHGVTIGAAGTFNQRYPGTDYLAQAIPIATRYGLRLHAWLETSYWQYDTTGGYNFTANPEYRVWNVATNATGGDQALQVFANLTLPGVQAKLRAYTGELAAYAGLWGIQTDYHRFPLDNSTSDNFPSPWSYDTTSQSLFSTFIGSSVTLSTQAARTSQGQYANFLAWRRARIAEAANQMRQGIIAVNSDLTFSGAIFASAMSSSAQVAKCQDWPTMAAQGYLEAIVPMAYGSTTASINTDLQTTQNSASGRPIWAGLAITGGATHPALTSQLATVKARGIESWIVFDGSWFASPTEQTSTKTWLNANAMPQRADLNGDGEVDFRDWTVFRGLYSGSPVAYSGRADWNSDGQLTTLDNQRLRQAIAENRLGARGMLTDGDRAIFDQVFTGPSTGASSPNLMNFDGDADVDQDDRRAMEFIGSPKRVFFGDIALLNSHFGPARLFTFEIADANGQILSTVQARANGSGKFALALPGDDAYRVAVKHEHWLRRVVSVAAGTSDVPEVPMSLRNGDVNGDNIVDIADYSVLAGAFDAALGDAAFVSGADLNEDLIVDIADYAILAGSFDMVGDELN